In Deinococcus sp. JMULE3, the genomic window CACGCCGCTGCGCTGCGGATGGAAGCTCCGCGCCGCTGGCGGCGTCCGCGTGAGGTGCTGCGCGAGCAGCTGCGCCACGCGCGGGTGGATGACCTGCTCGCCCCGGTGGACGCGCTGCAGCGCGCTGAGGATCTCCTCGATCTCGGCGCTCTTGAACAGGTACCCGCGCGCCCCGGCATTCAGGCCGCCGGTCATGTCCTCGACCTCCTCGAAGGTCGTGAGCAGCACCACGGGCGGCCCGCCCCGGCGGCGCAGTTCGGCGGTGGCGCTCACGCCGTCCATGACCGGCATGCGGACGTCCATCAGGATCACGTCCGGGTTCAGCGCCTGCGCGAGTTCCAGCGCGCGGGCGCCGTGCTCGGCCTGCGCGACCACCTGCACGTCGTCCTCGAGGTCCAGCAGCGACGCCAGTCCCTGCCGCACGAGCGGCTGGTCGTCCACGATCAGCACCCGCAGCGGCGTCACGCGGGGTCACCGGGCAGCGGGAGCGTCAGGGTCAGTTCGAAGGTGTCCGCGCCGTCCCGGACGCGCAGCGTCCCGCCGAGTTCCTCCGCGCGGGCGCGCAGGCCACTCAGCCCCGCGCGGCCTGACGGCGGCCCGGGCGGCAGGCCCGGCAGGCGCGGGTTGCTCACGGTCAGTTCGATGTGGTCCCCCTGCGTGAGCCGGGCCGTGACCGGGCAGTCCGGAGCGTGCTTGTGCGCGTTCGTGAGGGCCTCCTGCAGCGCCCGGTACACCGTGAGGTTGTGCGCCGAGGGCCACTCGCCGCGCACGCCGTCCGTGCGCAGGTGCGCCTCGCCGGGCCAGGTGCGGGTGAGGTCGCGCAGCGCCTCGCCCAGCGAGCCGTCCAGGTCCGGGGGTTTCAGGGTGGACACGACCTGCTGCAGGCCCCCGAGCGCCTCGCCGCTGCGCGCCATGACGTTGTCCAGCGCCGCCTGGATGCGCGGGTCGAGCGGGTCGCGCTGCTGCAGTTTCCGGACGCGCTGCGCCTCGAGCCGCAGCGCGGTCAGCTGATGGCCGAGCGTGTCGTGCAGTTCACGCGACAGGTGCGTGCGTTCCTGCAGCGCCGCGTGCTGGAGTTCCACCGCCCGCAGCCCGCGCAGCTCGCGGTACGCGCGGCGCAGCGTGACCTGCTGGTCCTCGTGGCGCAGCATGAACTCGAACGCGGCGTACGTGAAGCCCCCCTGCGTCAGCGTCAGCACGACCAGGCCCAGCAGGCCCAGCCACTCCTCGGGGCTGCCCAGCGTCGCCAGTGGCGGGATCAGCAGGTAGATCACGATGCTCGCCACGAACAGCGCCGCGAACAGCGCCAGGGTGCCCTTCAGGCTCAGCCAGTAGCGCGCGACGACCGGCGTGACCAGCAGCGCGGCCGCCGGACGGTCCGCCCACACGACCAGCACGGTCACGGCGGCCGCCGCCGCCCACAGCGCGGCCGTCTCCAGTCGGCCCCGCGTGCCCGGCCGGACCGCCCACAGCGTCAGGGCGAACCACGCCGCCGCCAGCGCCGCGCGCGCGGCCACACTGGCCGGACTCTGGAGGGGCAGGGTCGGGTCCTCGCCGGGGTTGATCACGAGGCTGCGCAGGAACGTCGTCAGGATGCCCAGAGCGGCGAACACCACGACGGGCGTCACGCGCGGGCGGCGCAGGAACGCCCGCACGTCGCTGCGGCGCAGGAACGCACTCAGCATCGGCGGTGAGGGGCGGAGCGGCACACGACTGGGCAGTCTAGTGCCCAGGGCGGGGCGGGCGCGCGGGCCACAGGGCGTATGTCGAAAGTGATACCCGCCCTACCTCTTCACGCGGATGCCAGCCGCCCGCATGGCTGCGTACCGTGAGAACAGTCTGATGAACATGTGAAGCGCGGTCCCGGACGGCGCCGCGCCTGCACACCGCCCCCACTGCCCGCCCACTGCCCCCACACCAGCCCAACTCCGAGGAGACCCCCATGACCACCCGACCCGCCCGCGCGGCCACCGGCGCCGCCGCGCTGCTCGCCCTGACCACCAGCCTCGTCGCCTGCAAGCCCCCCCAGACCCCCGAAGCGGACGCCCTGAAACCCTTCACCGGGCAGACGCTGACCTGGGCCGCGTGCGACCCCACCATCCTCGGCAGTGACCAGAGCCGCCTGTTCACGCAGATCAGCGCGCGCCTGAGCTGCGCCGACCTGAGCGTCCCCCTGGACTGGAACCGCCCCGCCGCCGGGAAGGCCAGCGTGTCCCTGATCCGCTTCGCCGCCGCCGACAGCGCCAAGCGCCAGGGCGCGATCTTCTTCAACCCCGGCGGTCCCGGCGGGGACGGCCTGGCGTTCGCGCCCATCTACGGGTACCTGTGGTCCAGGGGCGGCGTGAAGACCCCGGCCGCCGCGAACCTGAAGACCATGACCGAGCAGTTCGACCTGATCGGCTTCTCCCCGCGCGGCGTGGGCGCCAGCAGCCGCCTGAACTGCGGCACGAACGAACTGAGCGACCCCATCCGCCCCCCCGCCACCGACCGCAGCGAGAAGAACGTCCAGGCCATGCTCCGCGAGGGCAAACTCGTCGCGCTGGCCTGCCAGAAGAACCCCCTGACCCCCTTCATCAACACCGACGCCACCGCCCGCGACCTGAACCTCGCGCGGCAACTGATGGGCGACCAGAAACTGAACTACATCGGGTACTCCTACGGCACCTGGCTCGGCTCCTGGTACGCCAAGCTGTTCCCGCAGCACACCGGCCGCATGCTGCTCGACGGGAACACCTCCTTCAACGCGCCCTTCGAGGAGACCTTCGGGTACCAGCCCATGGCCTTCGAACGGGACTTCCGCGACTCGGTCGCCCCGTACCTGGCGCGGCAGCACGCGTACTTCGGGCTGGGTCAGTCCGGCGCGGCCGTGTACGCCGCGCAGAACGGCCTGGACGCCGACCTGCGCGCCATCACCAGCCGGTACATCGCGCAGTTCATGTACGGCCGCGACGACCTGCCCCTGATCGGCGTGATCCTGCGCGCCGCCGTGACCGTCAGCGCCCTGATCCAGGCCAACCCGCAGGCAGGCCCGGACGAGCTGAGCGCCCTCGCCGCGCAGCAGACGTACCTGCCGGACGAGGCCGGGAACGAGGAAGCGCTCGGCGTCGCCCTGAACCTCATCCAGGTGCGCGAGGACCTGCGCGGCGCGGCCCCCGCCCCGGTGGAACTCGACGCGTCCTCCTCGGTGTTCACCGCCGTCACCTGCAACGACACGCCCTGGAGTGCCGACCTGAAGGCCGTCCGCGCCCGCGACGAGCAGGAAGCCCGGGCGTACCCGCTGCTCGGCGGGGCGTCGGTCGCCAACGCCTGCTACCAGTGGAAGGGCGGCCCCAGCGTCGCTCAGCCCGCCATTCCCGCGAACATGCCGCCCCTGCTGATGCTCCAGAACGAACTCGACCCCGCCACCGCGCAGGAAGGCGCCCTGAATGCCCTGAACAGCACGCCCGGCGCGAAGATGATCTTCATCGACGACGAACCGCAGCACGCCGCGTTCCCCTACGGCACCGCCTGCGTGGACACGCCCATCACCGAGTACTTCCTGACCGGCAACCTGCCCACCGCGAAGAAGAGCGACTGCGCGGCCCTGCCGCTGCCCGGCGAGGCCAGCACCGTCCCGGTCCCGACTGCCCCGGGCAAGACCCTGAAGGTGCAGCGCGGCGCGCTGTGCGTCGCCCAGCCGGACCTCAGCGCCCTGGCGCTGCGCGAGCAGGACCTGCAGGCCGCCAGCCTCGGCGCCCGGCAGATCCTCACGGACAACACCCGCGCGTTCCTGACCCGCAGCGCCGACCCCGCCCAGGCCCGCCTGAACGTCCGCGACTGCCGCTGACCCCCGAACCTGCCCTGTCGAACCTGTCCTGACGCCCCGCCAGCCCTGAGTCCCTCCTGCCCCCTGCCCGACGGTGGGGGGCACTCGACGACCCCTGGAGCCCCGCATGACCGTCCCCGCGCACCCACCGCTTCCGTCCCCCGAACAGCACCTCCAGCTCGGGCGGACCTGCCTGCGCCGCGCCCCGCGACCCACACGGCCCGGCTGCACGCTCACCTGCTTCATGACCACCGAACCCGCCCCGGGGCTGACGTTCCACGTCCGCGTCACGTACGGACGCCGCCGGGCCGGGATGGTCACCGTGACGCCCGAGGCGCTCGCGCAGGGGCCGCAGGCCGCCCGTGACGCCCTGGCGTACCTGCTGCACCTGACCGAACACGACCTGCTGCCGCACCTGCCCGAAACGGCCCGCACGCCCCTGCTCGGCGTGTGGACCGCCGAAGGCTGCGCGCTGCGGGACCGGCACGCGGACCGGACGCGGCACTGACCTGATCCACCTCGCCCGCGGCGTTCAGGGACCGATGCGGGCGAGGTACAGCGCGGGTTCGCCGTGCATGTCGCTGGTAAACAGCACGGCCTGCTCGTCCGGCGTGAAGGACGGGTGGGGGTGCGTGACCTGCCGGCTGCCCAGGTGGACCCGCCACGACGAGTGGTGGCCCGCCAGGGGACGGCTGGTGCGGGCGCGCAGGTCGAACAGGTGCAGGAACGGGTCCGGGTCGAACTGGTGCGCGGCCGCGTCGGCGACGTCCTCGGGGGGGCCGCTGCCGTCCCCGACAAGCAGGGAGCCGTCCGCGTTGCTCATCAGGTGCGAGCAGGGCGGCATGGGCATCAGCGTCTCGTTCGTCAGGGTGTCGGGGTCGGCGGCGCAGATCAGCCGCTCGCGCTGCCCGGCGCGGTACAGCACGTAGATCAGCCGGGAGCCGTCGGGGACCCAGAATTCGTGCGTGCAGGACTCGCCGGGTACGTGCGGGCGCACGGCGCGCGGGTTCCGCCCGTCCTCGTCGATCAGCCACATGCGCCGCTGCACGAGGTCGTGCGGTCCCTCGT contains:
- a CDS encoding sensor histidine kinase yields the protein MPLRPSPPMLSAFLRRSDVRAFLRRPRVTPVVVFAALGILTTFLRSLVINPGEDPTLPLQSPASVAARAALAAAWFALTLWAVRPGTRGRLETAALWAAAAAVTVLVVWADRPAAALLVTPVVARYWLSLKGTLALFAALFVASIVIYLLIPPLATLGSPEEWLGLLGLVVLTLTQGGFTYAAFEFMLRHEDQQVTLRRAYRELRGLRAVELQHAALQERTHLSRELHDTLGHQLTALRLEAQRVRKLQQRDPLDPRIQAALDNVMARSGEALGGLQQVVSTLKPPDLDGSLGEALRDLTRTWPGEAHLRTDGVRGEWPSAHNLTVYRALQEALTNAHKHAPDCPVTARLTQGDHIELTVSNPRLPGLPPGPPSGRAGLSGLRARAEELGGTLRVRDGADTFELTLTLPLPGDPA
- a CDS encoding alpha/beta fold hydrolase, producing MTTRPARAATGAAALLALTTSLVACKPPQTPEADALKPFTGQTLTWAACDPTILGSDQSRLFTQISARLSCADLSVPLDWNRPAAGKASVSLIRFAAADSAKRQGAIFFNPGGPGGDGLAFAPIYGYLWSRGGVKTPAAANLKTMTEQFDLIGFSPRGVGASSRLNCGTNELSDPIRPPATDRSEKNVQAMLREGKLVALACQKNPLTPFINTDATARDLNLARQLMGDQKLNYIGYSYGTWLGSWYAKLFPQHTGRMLLDGNTSFNAPFEETFGYQPMAFERDFRDSVAPYLARQHAYFGLGQSGAAVYAAQNGLDADLRAITSRYIAQFMYGRDDLPLIGVILRAAVTVSALIQANPQAGPDELSALAAQQTYLPDEAGNEEALGVALNLIQVREDLRGAAPAPVELDASSSVFTAVTCNDTPWSADLKAVRARDEQEARAYPLLGGASVANACYQWKGGPSVAQPAIPANMPPLLMLQNELDPATAQEGALNALNSTPGAKMIFIDDEPQHAAFPYGTACVDTPITEYFLTGNLPTAKKSDCAALPLPGEASTVPVPTAPGKTLKVQRGALCVAQPDLSALALREQDLQAASLGARQILTDNTRAFLTRSADPAQARLNVRDCR
- a CDS encoding response regulator transcription factor; this translates as MTPLRVLIVDDQPLVRQGLASLLDLEDDVQVVAQAEHGARALELAQALNPDVILMDVRMPVMDGVSATAELRRRGGPPVVLLTTFEEVEDMTGGLNAGARGYLFKSAEIEEILSALQRVHRGEQVIHPRVAQLLAQHLTRTPPAARSFHPQRSGVSSETDGGRFSRPRESVLTEREVQVVRALAAGHPNKRIASQMGISEGTVKVHVSSILGKLNAGNRTEAVRRATDLGLLGDAFR